The Neomonachus schauinslandi chromosome 4, ASM220157v2, whole genome shotgun sequence genome includes a region encoding these proteins:
- the LOC123324553 gene encoding uncharacterized protein LOC123324553, translating into MSGRLVSRSNTSSHLNHANNVSLAQTPGWPHGPNVTRAKSLKRPHTPSGSAEFSTCSSPSEQSDNPSSPRLPVRKICMGRPYNSKCVETSHLANHPKVSRRRACRSSPHCLLWTDRPSGLCSPTFLDQLIKGINYLDRSTTAFYTNCPKSSLRLPRLAANYLESAANSIHLDHPDHSFPRSYSNPSTSMAAFDNSANMCMVPSTRGVSTLQCVDESANASYSRRLQSRRLTPELPQRPGMKLPELPLFGNGIFSSGHLPKFWEAICSGWRAPEPISKPCSWW; encoded by the coding sequence ATGTCTGGACGTCTGGTGAGCCGGTCCAACACTTCCAGCCACTTGAACCATGCCAACAATGTGTCCTTAGCCCAGACTCCAGGCTGGCCCCATGGCCCCAACGTGACCCGGGCCAAAAGTCTCAAGCGCCCCCACACCCCGAGTGGCTCGGCAGAGTTCAGTACCTGCAGCAGCCCCTCCGAGCAGTCCGACAACCCCAGCTCCCCCAGACTTCCAGTGAGGAAAATCTGCATGGGCCGCCCCTACAACTCCAAGTGTGTAGAGACCAGCCACCTCGCAAACCACCCCAAGGTGTCCAGGAGGCGCGCTTGCCGCAGCAGCCCCCACTGCCTGCTCTGGACGGATCGTCCCTCGGGCCTCTGTAGCCCCACCTTCCTGGACCAACTCATCAAAGGCATCAACTACCTTGACAGATCCACCACTGCCTTCTATACCAACTGCCCCAAATCATCCCTGAGGCTGCCGAGGCTTGCCGCCAACTACCTGGAAAGCGCCGCCAACTCCATCCACCTGGACCACCCAGACCACTCGTTCCCCCGCAGTTACTCCAACCCCAGCACCAGCATGGCCGCCTTTGACAACTCCGCCAACATGTGCATGGTGCCGTCCACCAGGGGTGTCAGCACCCTGCAATGTGTGGATGAGTCTGCCAACGCCAGTTACTCACGCCGGCTTCAAAGCCGAAGACTCACGCCTGAGCTGCCGCAGAGGCCAGGGATGAAGCTGCCTGAGCTCCCCTTGTTCGGCAATGGGATCTTTTCCTCAGGCCATCTGCCCAAGTTCTGGGAGGCAATCTGCTCCGGCTGGAGAGCCCCCGAGCCCATCTCCAAACCCTGTAGCTGGTGGTAA
- the LOC110575375 gene encoding cytochrome c oxidase subunit NDUFA4-like → MFCQILGQATKHPSSILLFVFIGEGDMGAELYVLCLVFFDPDVSWGRKHNPEPWNEQGSRDQYKFYSVNVDYSKRKKVQTSK, encoded by the coding sequence ATGTTCTGCCAGATCCTGGGTCAGGCCACGAAGCATCCGAGCTCCATCCTCCTCTTCGTCTTTATTGGAGAAGGGGATATGGGAGCAGAGCTGTATGTCTTGTGCTTGGTATTTTTCGATCCAGATGTCAGTTGGGGTAGGAAGCAtaacccagaaccctggaatgAACAGGGTTCCCGTGATCAGTACAAGTTCTACTCAGTGAATGTAGATTACAGCAAACGAAAGAAGGTCCAGActtctaaatga